From the genome of Phaeodactylum tricornutum CCAP 1055/1 chromosome 9, whole genome shotgun sequence:
ACAGCTTGGACGACACCGCCAACGAAAGTGACCCACCTACTAGCAATAACATTTGCAACAAGCTCATGCCAACGCCGTACACGCGTCCCATGACGTCCCTTCGTACGGCCTCGACTTGCAAGGCGAGAGCTTCCACATCGCCATTATTCCAAATGACGAGGTCCGCCATGTGGATCTTTTGATCGAGCGGAAGTTGAGATTGTATCCGATCTCGACATTCGGATTCCGAGAGCTCGGGATTACGTTTTCGAAGACGTTTGAATTGCACATCCGGATCGCAGGCAACCAAAATCGTCAGGCCAAACAGTCGTCGCAACTGTCCACTTTCGAACAATAAGGGCACGTCGGCACAGACGATATCGGCATACTCCCAGTAAATTCCCTGCATGAGTCGTTTAAGTAGTATCAGAATAATGCGGGGGTGCATAATGCGATTCAGACGGCCGCGTTTAATGGGGTCGGGGAAAACGACGGCACCCAATTTGCGGCGATCGATACAACCGTGCTCGTCCAGTATATTGGAAGATTGCGCGGCCGGTTCGCCAAAAGCGTCCAGAATAGTTCGATACACGGAATCTTGCGGGGATACCATGAACCGTTTCGGCAAACCGTCTTCATCGACTGGGTGGCGTACATTACCGAATGTGCccccttccaaaatttcccTGGGCAAGAGAATCTCGTGTGCGATACTATCGGCATTAATGACTAGAAAGGTCCCGTCGTCCTCGACATCGAGCGTGTTCACGACACTGCTATTGTTCGTACCGGACGGAGCGAGGGAAGCTGCGTCGGTTGCCGTGAACGAATTGCTATTGTTTGAGTTCCCGTGGTATTGTTGGGATTTCCCCCGTTTGTGTTTCTTGTTCGCCGTCGAGGACGGTGTGAGATGCGCCTTTTGCGGATCCACGAGCATTTTGGCCACGGTAGACTTTCCGCAGGCGATTCCACCCGTCAACGCAACGGGTAGGAACGACTCACCAAGATATATGCCGAGGCAGAGGAAGACGAGACGGACCGTCAAGAGTGTCCCCACGGCGTCGGGCGACAAAAGCCGTCCCCATATCATGGGCTCGGGACAGCGAAACCCCCATGTTTGTTGCCACCACAAAAGGAAGGGAACGTCTTCCGGATCGTCCTGATCCACGGAATGCTGCGGTAAGCACTGTAGCGACGGCAGAAGTATTTCTAGAACGAGATCTCCCACGATGGTGATGATCAGGGTCGTCCACAAGTCGGAACGAAAGGCTTTGGGTCTCCAACCGGCTGCGGCAAAGCGTATGGTGACAAAGGATAACACTATAGCAAACGGTACTTCGAAAAAGATGCCCATTACAAATTCTTCCAGTAGGACACGCTGGCTTAACTGTCTGGCACCAAAGGTAAAAATGGAACGCATCACGGGGCG
Proteins encoded in this window:
- a CDS encoding predicted protein, whose amino-acid sequence is FLPVALTGGIACGKSTVAKMLILLPREILEGGTFGNVRHPVDEDGLPKRFMVSPQDSVYRTILDAFGEPAAQSSNILDEHGCIDRRKLGAVVFPDPIKRGRLNRIMHPRIILILLKRLMQGIYWEYADIVCADVPLLFESGQLRRLFGLTILVACDPDVQFKRLRKRNPELSESECRDRIQSQLPLDQKIHMADLVIWNNGDVEALALQVEAV